The Candidatus Desulfarcum epimagneticum genome has a window encoding:
- a CDS encoding Isochorismatase has translation MLEKDNLVFVIIDIQGKLARLMRDRDSLFQSVQTLIRGMDILKIPILRLEQIPEKLGPTIPEIDALLPAAPPIPKSTFSACGNEAFMAALKALNKSQVLLAGIETHICVYQTAADLVRLGYETEVSVDAVSSRTSLNKETGLEKIRGAGAALTTVETAFFELLKEAGGDAFKKIAALIK, from the coding sequence ATGCTTGAAAAAGACAATCTGGTGTTTGTCATCATTGATATCCAGGGAAAACTGGCCCGGCTTATGCGCGACCGGGACTCGCTGTTTCAAAGCGTCCAGACCCTGATCCGGGGCATGGACATCCTGAAAATTCCCATCCTTCGTCTGGAGCAGATTCCGGAGAAACTGGGCCCCACGATTCCTGAAATCGACGCGCTCCTGCCCGCCGCGCCGCCCATCCCCAAATCCACCTTCAGCGCGTGCGGAAACGAGGCCTTCATGGCCGCCTTAAAGGCGCTGAACAAAAGCCAGGTTCTTCTGGCCGGCATCGAGACCCACATATGCGTGTATCAGACGGCGGCGGACCTGGTCCGGCTGGGATACGAGACCGAAGTCTCGGTGGACGCGGTCTCCTCCAGGACCTCTTTGAATAAGGAGACCGGCCTTGAAAAGATCCGGGGCGCGGGCGCGGCCCTCACCACGGTGGAGACCGCTTTTTTCGAGCTGCTCAAAGAGGCCGGGGGCGACGCCTTTAAAAAAATCGCCGCTTTGATCAAATAG
- a CDS encoding Molybdopterin dehydrogenase: MRLPEFDFTETQTLDEACRLMAGSGARPKLIAGGTDLMVNMKKGLVSPGHVVSISRLDELKVMERSGGVFKLGACVAVSDLAESDEINESLGALGAGARALGSPLIRNLATIGGNLASARPAADLPPSLMVYGSKASLASVRGVREASLDGFFTGPGLTEIQPDEILTRIWVDIPKAGSGAGYLNIGVRKAQDCNLVNAAAFIALDDDEKTIRKARVVMGCVGPTQLRSPAAENVLTGEKVSDKLFESAGHAAAGDAMPVDDFRGCAEYKKDMAGVLTRRALALALEAARRG, from the coding sequence ATGCGTTTGCCTGAATTTGATTTCACCGAAACCCAAACCCTGGACGAGGCCTGCCGCCTTATGGCCGGGAGCGGGGCCCGGCCGAAACTGATCGCCGGGGGAACGGACCTCATGGTCAATATGAAAAAGGGGCTGGTTTCGCCGGGCCATGTGGTGTCCATTTCAAGGCTCGATGAGCTGAAAGTCATGGAACGCTCAGGCGGGGTGTTTAAGCTGGGGGCCTGCGTCGCGGTGTCCGACCTGGCCGAATCAGACGAGATCAATGAGTCCCTGGGCGCCCTGGGCGCCGGGGCCCGGGCGCTGGGGTCGCCTTTGATCCGGAACCTGGCCACCATCGGGGGAAACCTCGCCTCGGCCCGTCCGGCGGCGGACCTTCCCCCCTCCCTGATGGTTTACGGCTCAAAAGCGTCTCTGGCAAGCGTCCGGGGGGTCCGGGAGGCGTCTTTGGATGGTTTTTTCACAGGCCCCGGGCTGACGGAAATCCAGCCCGATGAGATTTTGACCCGGATATGGGTGGACATCCCGAAGGCCGGGTCCGGGGCCGGGTATCTGAACATCGGCGTCCGCAAGGCCCAGGACTGCAACCTGGTCAACGCGGCGGCCTTCATCGCTCTGGATGACGACGAAAAAACGATTCGAAAGGCCCGGGTGGTCATGGGATGCGTGGGGCCCACCCAGCTTCGGTCTCCGGCGGCGGAAAACGTCCTGACCGGGGAAAAGGTCTCCGACAAACTGTTTGAGAGCGCGGGCCATGCCGCCGCAGGCGACGCTATGCCTGTGGATGATTTCAGGGGATGCGCCGAATACAAAAAAGACATGGCCGGCGTTTTGACCCGCAGGGCCCTGGCCCTGGCGCTGGAGGCGGCAAGGCGCGGCTAA
- the cutC gene encoding Glyceraldehyde dehydrogenase small chain translates to MKTLIHLTVNDKEYDVAAAASETLADLLRVRLGLTGTKKGCELGDCGSCTVIMDGRPVNSCLVLAAQAQGRRIVTVEGLETAEGLHPVQKAFVEKGAIQCGFCSPGMILSAKSLLDRRPDPDRGEIRKAISGNLCRCTGYQKIVDAVESLKDQPVTRRTGE, encoded by the coding sequence ATGAAAACACTCATTCATTTAACCGTCAATGACAAGGAATACGACGTGGCCGCCGCGGCCAGCGAAACCCTGGCGGACCTGCTTCGGGTCCGGCTGGGGCTCACGGGAACCAAGAAGGGATGCGAACTCGGGGACTGCGGGTCGTGCACGGTGATCATGGACGGCCGGCCGGTGAATTCCTGCCTGGTTCTGGCCGCCCAGGCCCAGGGCCGGCGAATCGTGACCGTGGAGGGCCTGGAGACCGCCGAGGGGCTCCATCCCGTTCAGAAGGCGTTTGTGGAAAAAGGCGCCATCCAGTGCGGGTTCTGCTCGCCGGGAATGATTCTTTCGGCCAAGAGCCTTCTGGACCGGCGCCCGGACCCGGACCGGGGCGAGATCCGAAAGGCCATCTCCGGAAATCTCTGCCGCTGCACCGGGTATCAGAAGATTGTCGACGCGGTGGAATCCCTTAAAGACCAACCGGTTACAAGGCGAACAGGAGAATAA
- a CDS encoding 4-hydroxybenzoyl-CoA reductase, producing the protein MSDFNVINSRATRVDTPDKASGRAVFIDDMTMPGMLFGALLQSPLAHARIKSVDISDALKVPGVRDIVTAKEAGAVKYGVSPARYDETLFCVDKVRYVGDEIAAVAAEDPDAALEAVSRIRVDYEELPVVLTIEEALAEGAPLVHEEYPRNLCAEVHQEFGDVEAALKECHVTRTDTFKSKRQDAAFIEPQGCLAHYDLSGRLTLYSSTQVPHYVQRTVAMVLKIPVGRVRVIKPYVGAGFGIKAAANPMELAACLLSMRTGKPVKMNYSREQVFLFGRARHRFIHKMTTGVKKDGSIMALKHECHLDGGAYSSFGIATVYYSGSLLGGPYKMPHMKYDGYRVYNNKPACGAQRGHGGVIARAAWEQQLDMLADELGMDPIEFRLKNIMTAGDVTCNDLNMSSLGMKECVEAIRDQSDWKKKRDALPKGRGIGVACGFFVSGAGYPIYRSDTYHGTVVIKLTEDGGTALVYTASAEIGQGSDTAFAMIAAETLGLRLEDVRLASGDTDFGVDLGAYSSRQTLMTGQAVKDAAENVKSQVLEALSAELDIPVEDMDIANSVIVFKKPGADFAAIRDRYIKEHRGWTDNPSGDLTFKEAARIAFLAKGSIVGTGKYKPTQLGGKFKGAAVGTSPAYGCSAQVAEVSVDMDTGHITVESVTDAHDCGRAINRTSVEGQMEGSVFMGLGEALFEEVKFDDKGKVVNCDLAEYKMPTALDMPEIRTIIVESEEPNGPFGAKEVGEGAIMPTIPAILNAVYDAVGVRFDELPLTCERVYMALKKKKREEEEKDAR; encoded by the coding sequence ATGAGCGACTTCAATGTCATCAACAGCCGGGCGACCCGGGTGGACACGCCGGACAAGGCCTCGGGCCGCGCTGTTTTCATCGACGATATGACCATGCCGGGAATGCTTTTCGGGGCGCTTCTCCAAAGCCCCCTGGCCCATGCCCGGATCAAAAGCGTTGATATATCGGACGCCTTGAAGGTTCCGGGCGTCCGGGACATCGTCACGGCAAAAGAGGCGGGCGCCGTGAAATACGGGGTCAGCCCGGCCCGGTACGATGAGACCCTGTTTTGCGTGGACAAGGTCCGGTATGTGGGGGACGAGATCGCGGCCGTGGCCGCCGAGGACCCGGACGCGGCCCTGGAGGCGGTGTCCCGGATCCGGGTGGACTACGAGGAGCTGCCCGTCGTGCTCACCATCGAAGAGGCGCTGGCCGAAGGCGCCCCCCTGGTGCACGAGGAATACCCCCGGAACCTGTGCGCCGAGGTGCACCAGGAGTTCGGCGACGTGGAGGCGGCGCTTAAGGAATGCCACGTGACGCGGACGGACACTTTCAAAAGCAAACGTCAGGACGCGGCGTTCATCGAGCCCCAGGGATGCCTGGCCCATTACGATCTGTCCGGCCGCCTCACCCTGTATTCCTCCACCCAGGTTCCCCATTATGTGCAGCGCACCGTGGCCATGGTTTTGAAAATCCCCGTGGGCCGGGTGCGGGTGATCAAGCCCTACGTGGGCGCCGGATTCGGCATCAAAGCGGCGGCCAACCCCATGGAGCTGGCCGCCTGCCTGCTTTCCATGCGGACGGGAAAACCGGTGAAGATGAATTATTCCAGAGAGCAGGTGTTTTTGTTCGGCCGGGCCCGGCACCGGTTCATTCATAAAATGACCACCGGGGTCAAAAAGGACGGCTCCATCATGGCGCTCAAGCACGAATGCCATCTGGACGGCGGCGCCTACTCCAGCTTCGGCATCGCCACCGTGTATTATTCCGGCTCCCTGCTGGGCGGGCCGTACAAAATGCCCCACATGAAATACGACGGCTACCGGGTTTACAACAACAAGCCGGCCTGCGGCGCCCAGAGGGGGCACGGCGGCGTTATCGCCCGGGCCGCGTGGGAGCAGCAGCTGGACATGCTCGCCGACGAGCTGGGCATGGACCCCATTGAGTTCAGGCTCAAAAACATCATGACGGCCGGGGACGTGACCTGCAACGATCTCAACATGTCCAGCCTGGGCATGAAAGAGTGCGTTGAGGCCATCCGGGACCAGTCCGACTGGAAAAAGAAGAGGGACGCTCTTCCCAAAGGCAGGGGGATCGGCGTGGCCTGCGGATTTTTTGTGTCCGGAGCCGGATACCCCATTTACCGGTCCGACACCTATCACGGCACGGTGGTCATTAAACTCACCGAGGACGGGGGAACCGCGCTGGTTTACACCGCCTCGGCCGAGATCGGCCAGGGGTCCGACACCGCGTTTGCCATGATTGCCGCGGAAACCCTGGGGCTTCGCCTGGAAGATGTCCGCCTGGCCTCCGGAGACACGGATTTCGGTGTGGATCTGGGGGCGTATTCCAGCCGGCAGACGCTCATGACCGGACAGGCGGTGAAGGACGCGGCGGAAAATGTCAAGAGCCAGGTGCTGGAGGCGCTCTCCGCGGAGCTGGATATCCCTGTGGAGGATATGGATATCGCCAACAGCGTTATCGTGTTTAAAAAACCCGGGGCGGACTTCGCGGCCATCCGGGACCGATACATCAAAGAGCACCGGGGCTGGACGGACAACCCGTCCGGGGACTTGACATTCAAGGAGGCGGCCCGAATCGCCTTTCTTGCCAAAGGAAGCATCGTGGGAACCGGGAAATACAAACCCACCCAGCTGGGAGGCAAGTTCAAGGGCGCGGCGGTGGGCACCTCCCCGGCCTACGGATGCTCGGCGCAGGTGGCCGAGGTGAGCGTGGATATGGACACCGGCCACATCACCGTTGAAAGCGTCACCGACGCCCATGACTGCGGCCGGGCCATCAACCGCACCTCCGTGGAGGGCCAGATGGAGGGCTCGGTGTTCATGGGGCTGGGAGAGGCCCTTTTCGAGGAGGTCAAATTCGACGACAAAGGCAAGGTCGTGAACTGCGATCTGGCCGAGTACAAGATGCCCACGGCCCTGGACATGCCCGAGATCAGGACCATCATCGTGGAAAGCGAGGAGCCCAACGGGCCTTTCGGCGCCAAGGAGGTGGGGGAGGGCGCCATCATGCCCACCATCCCGGCCATTTTAAACGCCGTTTACGACGCCGTGGGCGTCCGTTTCGACGAGCTTCCCCTGACATGCGAGCGGGTCTATATGGCTTTGAAGAAAAAAAAGCGGGAAGAAGAGGAAAAAGACGCCCGCTGA
- a CDS encoding conserved hypothetical protein (Evidence 4 : Unknown function but conserved in other organisms) — translation MGKMTQTQDPPGHIRVVVNGFEETVSPEFSIYDLMARLREGDRDLIVEHNGRFVFPARYKTTRLSPGDRIEMINPNFGG, via the coding sequence ATGGGGAAAATGACGCAGACACAAGACCCCCCCGGCCATATCCGCGTCGTGGTCAACGGATTTGAGGAGACGGTTTCGCCGGAGTTCTCCATATACGATCTGATGGCCCGGCTCAGGGAGGGGGACCGGGACCTGATCGTGGAGCATAACGGGCGTTTTGTGTTCCCCGCCCGATACAAAACCACCCGGCTCTCTCCCGGGGACCGGATCGAGATGATCAACCCCAATTTCGGCGGATGA
- a CDS encoding putative tRNA nucleotidyltransferase (CCA-adding enzyme) (Evidence 3 : Putative function from multiple computational evidences; Product type e : enzyme), which produces MMNTHLQTPRGAATAPDSRACVITTHINADFDALASMMAAQKLYPGAVAVLHDSSKKRNHFFVDSMAYLFNMRPPGEIASLDVGLLVLVDVCQASRIGKMSYLLEKKDIEIHIYDHHPKGPGDIRADYRVQRDVGATVTILTGIIREKGLPLSPEEATALSLGIYEDTGSFTFSSTTAEDFKAAAFLASKGASLSVISDLMSGDINPRQVSVLNDLIHSSKTAVINGVEIVIASIFSDHYIQDFAWMVQKMVKMENINAIFAIALMDRKVYVVGRSRIPEVDVGTALKEMGGGGHPFAAAASIKDRTPAEVEIRLLDILKREVEAIWLAGNMMSSPAITAGAGLSCEEAGEIMTRYNINAVLVTGDPEFPRDGRNLSGIITRQVIGKALFHKLGDARVSEYMSTEIQTVRPDSGLKEIQDKIIDHNQRILPVVEDGEILGVVTRTDLLKTLIKKPSSGGESVADPHREPTRAPSRNVSSLMRERLSKRVIGVLEKIGEIARREGFGAYVAGGFVRDLFLFRKNEDMDIVIEGDGIAFARKYAALSGARVHSHKKFGTAVIIFPDGFKIDVASARLEFYKYPAAMPTVRMSSIKLDLFRRDFTINTLAIQLNPGAFGALIDFFSGRKDIKKKTVRVLHNLSFVEDPTRVFRAIRFEQRFGFKIGKLTSGLIENAVAMDFFKRLSGRRVFNELRQILEEENPLPAVSRMADYGLLSVIDEKVALTDSLSTMFKSVHKVLSWYELLFLEESYMKWTVYFIALTKDCDEKTCREICRRYEAPMDLEKLFCEDRFEADRRLREMARGVPGSNSGVRRLFFPFRTEIILYMMAAARTDEIKRAISLYFTRLRYVDISVAGKDIKKAGLPPGPEYREILDRVLDARLDGRVQTRKDEIALIEKEVVRRNKKAGKAKR; this is translated from the coding sequence ATGATGAACACACACCTCCAGACGCCCCGGGGCGCGGCGACGGCGCCCGATTCCCGGGCATGCGTCATCACCACCCATATCAACGCGGATTTTGACGCCCTGGCCTCCATGATGGCGGCCCAGAAGCTCTACCCCGGCGCCGTCGCGGTTTTGCACGACTCCAGCAAAAAACGGAATCACTTTTTCGTGGATTCCATGGCCTATCTCTTCAACATGCGTCCGCCCGGCGAGATCGCCTCCCTGGACGTGGGCCTCCTGGTGCTGGTGGATGTGTGCCAGGCCTCCCGGATCGGGAAGATGTCGTATCTCCTTGAGAAAAAAGACATCGAGATTCACATCTACGACCACCATCCCAAAGGCCCCGGGGACATTCGGGCGGATTACCGGGTCCAGCGGGACGTGGGGGCCACCGTGACCATCCTGACCGGGATCATCCGGGAAAAGGGGCTTCCCCTCTCCCCGGAGGAGGCCACGGCGCTGTCTTTGGGGATATACGAGGACACGGGCTCCTTCACCTTTTCCTCCACCACCGCCGAGGATTTTAAGGCCGCGGCCTTTCTGGCCTCCAAAGGGGCCAGCCTCAGCGTGATTTCGGACCTGATGTCCGGCGATATCAATCCCCGCCAGGTCAGTGTGCTCAACGATTTGATCCATTCTTCGAAAACCGCGGTCATCAACGGCGTGGAGATTGTCATCGCCTCCATTTTTTCGGACCATTACATCCAGGATTTCGCGTGGATGGTCCAGAAAATGGTGAAAATGGAAAACATCAACGCGATCTTCGCCATCGCCCTGATGGACCGGAAAGTGTACGTGGTGGGCCGGAGCCGGATTCCCGAGGTGGACGTGGGGACGGCTTTGAAAGAGATGGGCGGGGGCGGGCACCCCTTCGCGGCGGCGGCGTCCATCAAGGACAGGACCCCGGCCGAGGTGGAGATCCGGCTTCTGGACATATTGAAAAGAGAGGTCGAGGCCATCTGGCTCGCCGGGAACATGATGTCCTCCCCGGCCATCACGGCGGGCGCGGGTCTTTCCTGCGAGGAGGCCGGGGAGATCATGACCCGCTACAACATCAACGCGGTTCTGGTGACCGGCGATCCCGAATTTCCCCGGGACGGGCGCAATCTCTCGGGCATTATCACCCGTCAGGTTATTGGAAAGGCGCTGTTTCACAAACTGGGAGACGCCCGGGTCTCCGAATACATGAGCACGGAGATTCAGACCGTCCGGCCCGACTCCGGACTGAAGGAAATCCAGGACAAGATCATCGACCACAACCAAAGAATCCTGCCGGTGGTGGAGGACGGGGAAATACTGGGGGTGGTGACCCGGACGGATCTTTTGAAAACGCTCATCAAAAAGCCGTCTTCGGGCGGGGAGAGTGTCGCCGACCCCCACAGGGAGCCGACGCGCGCGCCCTCCCGAAACGTCTCCAGCCTGATGAGAGAGCGTTTGTCCAAACGGGTGATAGGGGTTTTGGAAAAAATAGGGGAGATCGCCCGCCGGGAGGGATTCGGCGCCTACGTGGCCGGGGGATTTGTCCGGGATCTGTTTCTTTTCAGAAAAAACGAGGACATGGACATCGTCATTGAGGGCGACGGCATCGCCTTTGCCCGAAAATACGCGGCGCTGTCCGGCGCCCGGGTCCATTCCCATAAAAAATTCGGCACCGCCGTGATTATTTTCCCGGACGGCTTTAAAATAGACGTGGCCTCGGCCCGCCTGGAGTTTTACAAATACCCGGCGGCCATGCCCACGGTGAGGATGAGTTCCATCAAGCTGGATCTGTTCCGCCGGGATTTCACCATCAACACCCTGGCCATCCAGCTCAATCCCGGCGCCTTCGGGGCGCTCATTGATTTTTTCTCGGGCCGAAAGGACATCAAGAAAAAGACCGTCCGGGTCCTGCACAACTTAAGTTTTGTGGAGGACCCCACCCGGGTCTTTCGCGCCATACGCTTTGAGCAGCGCTTCGGATTCAAGATCGGCAAGCTCACGTCCGGGCTGATCGAAAACGCCGTGGCCATGGATTTTTTCAAACGTTTAAGCGGCAGGCGGGTGTTCAACGAGCTGCGCCAGATACTGGAGGAGGAAAACCCCCTGCCCGCCGTCTCCCGCATGGCGGATTACGGCCTGCTTTCCGTGATCGATGAAAAAGTGGCGCTCACCGACTCTCTGTCCACGATGTTCAAGTCGGTCCACAAGGTTTTGTCATGGTATGAATTGCTTTTTTTAGAAGAATCTTATATGAAGTGGACGGTCTATTTCATCGCGCTCACAAAGGACTGCGATGAAAAGACCTGTCGGGAGATATGCCGACGCTACGAGGCGCCGATGGACCTTGAAAAGCTGTTTTGCGAGGATCGCTTTGAAGCGGACCGCCGCCTTCGGGAAATGGCCCGGGGCGTTCCCGGGTCAAACAGCGGCGTTCGCCGGCTGTTTTTTCCCTTCAGAACGGAGATTATTCTGTATATGATGGCGGCGGCCCGGACCGATGAGATCAAACGGGCCATCTCCCTGTATTTCACCCGGCTTCGGTATGTGGACATTTCCGTGGCCGGAAAAGACATTAAAAAGGCGGGGCTTCCGCCCGGACCGGAGTACCGGGAAATCCTGGACCGGGTCCTGGACGCCCGGCTTGACGGCCGCGTCCAGACCCGGAAAGACGAGATCGCCCTGATTGAAAAAGAAGTCGTGAGACGAAACAAGAAAGCCGGAAAGGCGAAAAGATGA
- a CDS encoding Site-2 protease family protein, producing MFQHIDFYRIILMMVPLVFAVAVHEAGHGYAAMKMGDDTALRAGRLTLNPLKHLDPFGSVILPLALRLMGSSFIFGYAKPVPVNFSKLSNIRLGTVVVSAAGVAANLALAFVSGAVYRVLSYFGPDSFSRGSFHGEALLLLEYSVIINCVLAVFNLIPIPPLDGSKILGVALPFYLRKAFFAVERLGMVILIVLMIAAPGFFFKVMVFFIKPLARFFLGT from the coding sequence ATGTTTCAACACATTGATTTTTACCGGATTATTCTGATGATGGTTCCCCTGGTTTTCGCGGTGGCCGTTCATGAGGCGGGCCACGGATACGCGGCCATGAAGATGGGGGACGACACCGCCCTGCGGGCCGGAAGGCTGACACTCAACCCGCTCAAGCACCTTGATCCCTTTGGGTCTGTGATCCTGCCCCTGGCGCTGAGGCTGATGGGCTCTTCCTTTATTTTCGGCTACGCCAAACCGGTCCCGGTGAATTTTTCAAAGCTTTCAAACATCCGCCTGGGAACCGTGGTCGTGTCGGCGGCCGGCGTCGCCGCCAACCTGGCCCTGGCCTTTGTGTCGGGCGCCGTTTACCGGGTTTTGTCTTACTTCGGACCGGATTCCTTTTCCCGGGGCTCCTTTCACGGGGAGGCCCTGCTGCTCCTGGAATACAGCGTCATCATCAACTGTGTGCTGGCGGTGTTCAACCTCATCCCCATTCCGCCCTTGGACGGCAGCAAAATCCTGGGCGTGGCGCTGCCCTTTTATCTCCGAAAGGCTTTTTTCGCCGTGGAGAGACTGGGCATGGTCATTCTGATTGTGTTGATGATCGCGGCCCCGGGGTTTTTTTTCAAAGTCATGGTCTTTTTTATCAAACCGCTGGCGAGGTTTTTTTTGGGAACCTGA
- the trpS gene encoding Tryptophan--tRNA ligase has translation MNTRKRLLSGMRPTGPLHLGNLLGALQNWIGMQDDYECFFFVADWHALTSDYEDTGKVREHTREMIIDWVSAGLSPDKCVFFVQSRIQEHAELFLLLSMITPVPWLERNPTYKDQIVQLDNKDLSTFGFLGYPVLQAADILMYKPHGVPVGVDQVPHVEITREIARRFNHLYGEVFPEPQAVMTRTPKILGTDRRKMSKSYGNAIYLSDPPEKIISAVKGMITDPKRERKSDPGTPEVCNVFDFHKLHTPARDVEAIDEKCRAAGIGCVECKNIMAENLAEALAPIREKRRRYESRPELIDEIIEKGNEKARAEARRTMADVRNALEL, from the coding sequence ATGAACACACGAAAACGGCTTTTAAGCGGCATGCGGCCCACCGGCCCCCTGCATCTGGGGAACCTTCTGGGGGCTTTGCAGAACTGGATCGGAATGCAGGATGATTACGAGTGCTTTTTCTTTGTGGCGGACTGGCACGCCCTGACCAGCGACTACGAGGACACCGGGAAGGTTCGCGAACACACCCGGGAAATGATCATCGACTGGGTGAGCGCGGGCCTGTCCCCGGACAAATGCGTGTTTTTCGTTCAGTCCCGGATCCAGGAGCACGCCGAGCTTTTCCTGCTTTTGTCCATGATCACCCCGGTTCCGTGGCTGGAGCGCAACCCCACCTACAAGGACCAGATCGTCCAGCTTGACAACAAGGATCTGTCCACCTTCGGCTTTTTGGGATACCCGGTGCTTCAGGCCGCCGACATTCTCATGTACAAGCCCCACGGGGTCCCGGTGGGCGTGGATCAGGTTCCCCATGTGGAGATCACCCGGGAGATCGCCCGGCGGTTCAACCATCTTTACGGCGAGGTGTTTCCCGAGCCCCAGGCCGTCATGACCCGGACGCCCAAAATACTGGGGACCGACCGCCGGAAGATGAGCAAGAGCTACGGCAACGCCATCTACCTGTCCGATCCGCCGGAAAAAATCATCTCCGCCGTCAAGGGCATGATCACGGACCCCAAAAGAGAGCGGAAAAGCGATCCCGGAACGCCTGAGGTGTGCAACGTGTTTGATTTTCATAAACTTCACACCCCGGCCCGGGACGTGGAGGCCATTGACGAAAAATGCCGGGCCGCCGGAATCGGATGTGTGGAGTGCAAAAACATCATGGCGGAAAACCTGGCCGAGGCCCTGGCCCCGATTCGTGAAAAAAGACGCCGCTATGAAAGCCGGCCCGAACTGATTGATGAGATCATCGAAAAGGGAAACGAAAAGGCCCGGGCCGAGGCGCGCCGGACCATGGCGGATGTTCGAAACGCGCTTGAGCTGTGA
- a CDS encoding Segregation and condensation protein A, which produces MEYERHRVKVENIFEGPMDLLVHLIQKNEVDIYDIPIEKITAEFLDCLEWMKRMNIDVAGDFLVMAATLTQIKSRTLLPPAPRRGEEEEEDPRMEIVRPVLEYMRIKSAAEKLGARSLLGADTFARPLADFGEAGAGGMTAGEEMLRIGLFELIDAFQKILDKNPDEPPVSLAPEGMSLKDKISRIIDVLEVRESVSFDEMFSGERDRKDMILTFLAILEMVKMGILRVVQGPESGAIRLFYI; this is translated from the coding sequence GTGGAGTATGAGCGCCACCGGGTCAAGGTGGAGAATATTTTCGAAGGGCCCATGGATCTTCTGGTTCACCTCATTCAAAAAAACGAGGTGGACATCTATGACATCCCCATTGAGAAGATCACCGCCGAATTCCTGGACTGCCTGGAATGGATGAAACGCATGAACATTGATGTGGCCGGGGATTTCCTGGTGATGGCCGCCACCCTGACCCAGATCAAATCCAGGACCCTTCTTCCGCCGGCCCCCCGGCGGGGAGAGGAGGAGGAAGAGGACCCCCGCATGGAGATCGTCCGGCCCGTTCTGGAGTACATGCGGATCAAATCCGCCGCTGAAAAGCTGGGGGCCCGAAGCCTTCTGGGCGCCGACACCTTTGCCCGGCCCCTCGCGGACTTCGGGGAGGCGGGCGCGGGCGGCATGACGGCCGGAGAGGAGATGCTCCGCATCGGGCTCTTTGAGCTGATCGACGCCTTCCAGAAGATCCTGGACAAAAACCCGGACGAGCCTCCTGTGAGCCTGGCGCCCGAGGGCATGTCGCTGAAAGACAAAATTTCCCGGATCATTGATGTTCTGGAGGTCCGGGAGTCCGTCTCCTTTGATGAGATGTTTTCCGGGGAGCGGGACAGAAAAGACATGATCCTCACCTTTCTGGCCATTCTGGAAATGGTGAAGATGGGCATTTTGCGGGTGGTTCAGGGTCCTGAAAGCGGGGCGATTCGTCTTTTTTACATTTGA
- the scpB gene encoding Segregation and condensation protein B yields MHIEFFTTPSHHFLRRRPVIFYFLRFYLIYFFTRMNNLKNIIEALLFTARSPLSAEMIQNIVMGQADTKEIKDAAGALAVEYESRNGAFRLHEVAGGWQIRTLPDHAAWIRRMLQPGAFRMSRAALETLAVVAYRQPVMRSEIEHVRGVDCGGVLRALLEKKLARILGRREIPGRPLIYGTTKKFLEVFGLNSLKDLPSPSEFREMAGETAENIDAPPAGTPRADAEDQPDGRTG; encoded by the coding sequence TTGCATATCGAATTTTTTACGACGCCGTCCCATCACTTTTTACGACGCCGTCCCGTGATTTTTTATTTTTTACGATTTTATTTGATCTATTTTTTTACACGCATGAACAATCTTAAAAATATTATCGAGGCCCTTTTATTCACGGCCCGCTCTCCCCTTTCGGCGGAGATGATCCAAAATATCGTCATGGGTCAGGCCGACACGAAAGAGATCAAAGACGCGGCCGGGGCCCTGGCAGTGGAATACGAGTCCCGGAACGGGGCCTTTCGTCTCCATGAGGTGGCCGGGGGGTGGCAGATCCGCACCCTTCCCGACCACGCCGCCTGGATTCGGCGCATGCTTCAGCCCGGGGCCTTTCGCATGAGCCGGGCCGCTTTGGAGACCCTGGCGGTGGTGGCCTACCGCCAGCCCGTGATGCGAAGCGAGATTGAGCATGTCCGGGGCGTGGACTGCGGCGGGGTGCTTCGCGCGCTTCTGGAAAAAAAGCTGGCGCGGATACTGGGGCGCCGGGAAATCCCGGGCCGGCCGCTGATTTACGGCACCACGAAGAAATTCCTGGAGGTGTTCGGCTTAAACAGCTTAAAAGACCTTCCCTCGCCTTCGGAGTTCCGGGAAATGGCCGGGGAAACAGCGGAAAACATCGACGCGCCCCCGGCCGGGACGCCCCGGGCCGACGCCGAAGATCAGCCGGATGGGCGGACCGGGTAA